The sequence TGGTGCCGGTCATGCGCGCGACCTCGGCGATCAGCGCACGCTTGAGCACTGGGTCGGGCGGATTCTGCAGCCAGTCGAGGCTGTAGTCTTCGAGGCTGATCGTCGGCGCCAATTCCTCGGTGATGATGAACGAATGCTGGGCCGCGGGATTGCTGCCGCGCGCACCGTAGGCCACCGCCGTCATCGTCGGCACGCCCACCTGGTGCAGGCGCTGGATGGCGCGCCACTCCTGCCCGGCACCGAGCACCGGCAGCTTAGCGGTCGCAAGATTCTTGACGATTTCGCCCCAGCCAATGCCACGGTGGATCTTGACGAAGTACCCACGCCCCTGGACTTCGGTACGCAATGTGCGCCGGCCGTCGAGTTCGCGATAGACCTGGCCCTGAAGCTGCTCGACCGCATCGAATGGGTCGCGGCCCGCCCAGAGCGTCTGGAAGGGCTCGCCAAGGATCAAGCTCATGGTCGCTCCGCCAGAATCACATCAGCTGCCCGCTGGGGCATGCTGTAGAGGTCCGCGCTATCGGCGTAGGCCAGCGCATTGTGTGCCCAGCGACTGCGCTGCACGTCGTCAGCCAGCATTTCGGCCAGCGTGCGGTCGAGCCGGCTTTGCTCGAAGGGGCTGGGAATCACGCGTCCGCAATCGGCCTCGGCAATGTAATGGGCATAACCGCAGACATTCGTCACCACCACCGGCAGGCCGGCGACCAGTGCTTCCAGCAGGACGGTACCGGTGTTCTCGTTGTAGGCCGGATGAATCAGCAGGTCCGCCCCGAGCAGGAAGCGCGGGATGTCGCTGCGCCCCTTGAGAAACTCGACCTGACCGGAGATGCCCAGCGTCTTGGCCTGCAGCTGGAAGGGTTTCGGATCGTCCTGGCCGATGACGAACAACCGTGTGCGTCGTTTCAGCTCACGCGGGAGCGACGCCAGCGCCTTGAGACTGCGGTCGAGTCCCTTGGTCTTGAAACCCGAACCGATCTGTACCAGCAGCAGCTCATCGCTTCCCAGATCGAATTCATCGCGAAAGGCCTGGCGGATCTCTGCCGCGTCATCCGGCGCGCGGCGATCCAGAGCGATGCCCGGTGGTAGCAGATGGAAGCGCTCGGCCGGGGTCGCGTAATGCTTGATGAACAGCGGCTGCTGGACCTCGGAAATCATCAGGATCTCGGTCCGGGAGCGCGGGTCGAAAACCGCCCGCTCGTATTCGGCAAAATGCTTGTAGCGTCCCCAGCGGCGGTAAATCGGGTTGCGCAGCGTCTGCGCCTTGTCCTCGAAGCAGGGATCGGCCGCGTAATAGACGTCGAGCCCGGGCATCTTGTTGAAGCCGACCACTCGCGCCACGGGCCGCTTGGCCAGGTCGGCCTCGACCCACGCGGTGAAGCGTTCGTTGCGTGTGTGGTTGAACAGGGCTTTGACCGGCGCGATCAGCACCTCGAAACCCTCGGGCACCTTGCCCTCCCAGATCATCGTATAGACCCGGATGGCATGGCCGCGCTGCTGACACTCCAGGGCGATGCGCATGAAGTCGCGCTGCAGCCCACCGAAGGGGAAATACTTGTAGAGGATGAACGCCAGCTGCATCAGGATGACGCCTCCGCGGACCGCAACAGGGCCTTGAGTTCGTTGGCGACGCGCTCGGGCAGCAGATCGTCGAAACAGGGCTTGTGGCGATCCCCCTTCCCGGCGTTCGGCCCACTCGCGCACAGGTGTACCTGGGAGCGACCATAAGCCCCCACCAGGCCTGGCGAAGTGGGGCCATACAGCGAAATACTGGGGACATCCAGCGCAGCAGCCAGATGGCCGAGGCCGGTATCCACTGCGACACAGGCGCGCGCCCCGGCAACGACCTTGGCGATCCCACCGAGATTCAACCGGGGCAGTACCGATACGCTGTCCAGCCCCTGCGCGATACGCTCGGCGCGCGCCTTCTCGTCGGCATTGCCCCACGGCAGGCGGATCGCCCAGCCGAACGCGCTCATCCGCTCGGCCAGTGCTCGCCAATAGGCTTCGGGCCAATGTTTGCTCGGCCAGGTGGTGCCGTGCAGAAACAGCAGATAGGGCTGCTCGCCTGGCGCCGCCAGCTGGTTCCTGTCCAGACCATAGTCCGCGACCGTCTCGGGTAACAGATAGCCCAGCGCCTGGGCGAACAACTGACGCACCCGCTCCAGTGCGTGCTGCTCGCGCGGAACCGCATAGGGCCGGTCGTAAAAGCGCGAGGCCAGTGGTTCGCGCGCCGATTCCCGGTCGAGCCCGGCGACCGGTGCTTTGACGTAGCGTGTCAACCAGGCGCTTTTCAGCAAGCCCTGGGCATCGATCACCAGGTCATAGCGCGTTTCGCCGAGCCGCGCCTTGAAGCGCTTCCACTCGCCGGATCGAAGTGTCTGCATCGGGTGCTTGCGCCAACGGCGAATCGCCACGGGAATGACCTGGGCCACCGCGGGGTGCCAGGCCGGTATCTCGGCGAAGCCCTCTTCCACCACCCAATCGAACTGAATGCCAGGTATCGCGCGCTGCGCATCGGTCAGCGCCGGCAGCGTATGCACCACGTCGCCCAGCGAGGAGGTCTTGATCAGCAACACCCTCACTCAGCGCACCTCGACTGGCTGCGGGAGCAGGCGGTCCAGCGCTTCGATGACCAGCCGCGGCTCGAGCTCGCGCATGCAGTTGTTGTGGCCGAAACGGCAGGTGCGCTCGAAGCATGGACTGCAATCGAGGCCCAGACGGACGACTTCGACCTGTTCCGACAACGGTGGGGTAAAGGCCGGCGATGTGGATCCGTAGACCGAGATCAGCGGACGGTCGAGCGCGGCGGCTACGTGCATCAAACCCGAATCGTTCGACACCACCGCATCGGCGCAGGAGAGCAGATCGATCGCCTCGGCCAGGCTGGTCTCGCCGGCCAGGTTCACCGCTTCCTCACGCAAGCCAGGAATAAGCTGCTGGATGATCTCTTCGCCGACGCCGTGATCGTTCTTCGAGCCGAACAGCCAGACCTGCCAGCCTTCACGAACCTTTCTCTCGGCGACCCTGGCGAAATGCTCGGCCGGCCAGCGCTTGGATTCGCCGAACTCCGCGCCCGGACAAAGCGCCAATACCGGACGGTCAAGCGTCAGCCCGAAGCGCGCCAATGCGGCATCGCGGGTTTGCTCGACAATACGCAGCGACGGCTTCGGGTAGGGCTTGGGCAGCTCGACACCCGGCTCGTAGGCCAGCGCCATGAAGCGCTCGATCATCAGCGGGTAGCGCTGCTTGTCCAGCTTGCGCATGTCGTTGAGCAGGCCGAAGCGCATCTCGCCACGCCAGCCGGTGCGCTTGGGAATCCCGGCGAAAAACGGCACCAGCGCCGACTTCAACGAGTTCGGCAGCAGGATCGCCTGCTGATATTGACCGCGCAGGCTCTGCGCGATGCTGCGCCGAGTCGCCATATCGAGCACGCCATGCCCTACCGGGAAGCTCAGGGCCTGGCGCACCTCGGGCATGCGCTCGAGAATCGGCCGACTCCACTCGGGTGCGAGCACGTCGATCTGGCAATCGGGATGGCGCTGTTTCAGGCAGACGAACAACGTCTGCGCCATCACCATGTCGCCGACCCAGCTGGGACCCACAATCAGAATATTCATAACAAAAGCCGCCGGAGGCTGGAGGGAGGAAGGCTAAACGAAGAAGCACTTCGTCCAGCCTAGAGCCTTTAGCCTACGAGGGTCCGCCATTCGGTGTGAGCATCGGTCTTGCCGGAGACCAGATCGAAGTAAGCGGTCTGGATGCGTTCGGTGACCGGCCCGCGGCGACCGATGCCGATGTTGCGGCCGTCGACTTCGCGGATCGGCGTAACTTCGGCGGCGGTGCCGGTGAAGAAGGCTTCGTCGGCGATGTAGACCTCGTCGCGAGTGATGCGCTTCTCCACTACCTTGATGCCCAGCTCGGCGGCCAGCGTCAGCACGGTACTGCGGGTGATGCCATTGAGGCAGGCGGTGACTTCCGGGGTGTAGATCACGCCGTCCTTGATGATGAAGATGTTTTCGCCCGAACCCTCGGCGACATAACCTTCCGGGTCCAGCATCAGCGCTTCGTCGGCGCCGCCGGAGATGGCTTCCTGCAGGGCCAGCATCGAGTTGATGTAGGCGCCGTTGGACTTGGCGCGAGTCATGCTGATGTTGACATGATGGCGGGTGAAGGAGCTGGTGCGAACCTTGATGCCCTTCTCCAGCGCTTCGTCGCCCATGTAGGCGCCCCAATGCCAGGCGGCGACGATTACATGCACTTTCAGGCCGCTGGCGCGCAGGCCCATGCCTTCAGATCCGTAGAAGACCATCGGGCGGATGTAGGCGCTTTCCAGATTGTTCTCACGAACGGCGGCGCGGGTCGCCTCGTTAATTTCTTCCTTCGAATACGGCATCTTCATGTTCATGATGTGTGCCGAATCGAACAGGCGATCGGTGTGCGCCTGCAGGCGGAAGATCGCGGTGCCGGCCGGCGTGTCGTAGGCACGCACGCCTTCGAAAACGCCCATGCCGTAGTGCAGGGTGTGAGTCAGCACATGGGTGGTCGCGTCGCGCCACTGAACCATCTCACCGTCATACCAGATCACGCCATCACGATCGGCCATCGACATTGTTGCCACCTCAAGTTCGATAAATGCTGTTTGCAGACGAGATCAGCTGAGTCCCAGCTCGCGCCAGATGCGCATCACCGCGCGACGCTCGTCATGAAATTGATCCCCACTCACCACGCCGGGCAGTTTCTGCAGTGATTGCCGGTGGGCCGCGGCGCGGTATGCCTTGTAGGCATCCTGCAGCAGCCGAACCTCATCGCCGGTCATCAACCCGGCCTGCTCCAACCCATCGAGAATGCGGATGTTGTCGGTATAGCGCAGCAGTTGCGGATGCTGGTGCGACCACGCCAAAGCCGCGTATTGCACCATAAATTCGATATCCACGATACCACCGGCATCCTGCTTGAGATTGAACTCGCCCTCCGCCTCGAACGCCTTCTCGGCCAGGCCCGCCTGCGTTGTACGGGTGCCGAGGTTGTCGCGCATCTTGCCGCGCATCTCGCTGACCTCGCGGCGCAACTGCTCCAGATCGCGCGGACGCCCGAGCACTGCCGCACGAACCTTCTCGAAGTCCGCCGCCAGCTGCGGGCAGCCGACCAGCACGCGAGCCCGCACCAGCGCCTGATGCTCCCAGGTCCAGGCCTCGCCGCTCTGGTAGCGCTCGAAGGCACTCAACGAGCTGACCAGCAGCCCGGACGCGCCCGACGGTCGCAGCCGCATGTCGACCTCGTAGAGCTGGCCGGAGGTGGTCTGGGTGGTCAGCAGGTGGATGATGCGCTGGCCCAGGCGGGTGAAGAACTGGGCACCGTCGATGGGTTTGGCGCCATCGGTTTCGGCGTTGGGATCGCCGTCGTGGATGAATACCAGATCGAGATCCGAGCCATGGCCGAGCTCGATGCCGCCGACCTTGCCGTAGCCGACAATGACGAACGCCGGATCGCACAGCGAACCATCCGTGCGCCTCGGCTGACCGTGACGGGCCACCGTATGACGCCAGGCCAGTGCCAGCACCTGTTCGAGAATCGCCTCGGCCAGCCAGGTCAGGTAGTCGCTGACCTTCATCAGCGGTAAGGTTCCGGCAATTTCCGAGGCTGCCACGCGCAGCCGATGCGCCAGCTTGAAATGCCGCAGCGCCTCCATTTGCTGTTCGAGATCGTCTTCGGGAATGCGCGCCAGCCTCTCACGCAGCTCGGCCGCCAGCTCCGGCGCCTGTGGCGGGCTGAACAGCCGTCCGGCGTTGAGCAGCTCGTCGAGCAGCAACGGGAATCGCGCGATCTGTTCGGCAATCCAGGGGCTGCCGGCGCAGAGCTCGAGGAGCCGCTGCAAGGCCCCGGGGTTTTCCGTGAGCAACACCAGATAGGCAGAACGCCGGGCGACGGCCTCGACCAACGGCAGCACCCGCTCGAGCACCAAGTCCGGATCATCCTGCTCGACCACCTGCGCCAGTAACCGCGGAATGAAGGCGTCCAGCCGCTCACGGCCCAGCCGCTGCATGGTCCGCACCTGATTGCCGCTGCGCAGCGCGGCGAGGCGTTGACAAGCGGCCGGCCCGTCGCGAAAACCGGCGTCGCTCAACTGCCGACAGGCGAACTCTTCGTCCCAGTCCTGCTCCCACAGTGGCAACCACTCACCGCCGACCAAGGCCTCGCCCTCGGTTTCGTCTTCGTCCGGGTCGGCGATGACCTGATTGAAATGCCATTCGACACGACCGCGCCAGTGCAATAGCTGGCGGTGGAACGCCTCCCAGTCGTCGAACCCCAGCATGAAGGCGACCCGGTCGCAGTCGGCCTGGTTGTCCGGCAGCATCTGCGTCTGACGGTCATCGATGGCCTGCAGCGCGTGTTCCGTGTAGCGCAGAAACTCATAGGCCTCACGCAGCTCGTCGACCGCCGCCGCCGGTAGATAGCCCTGCCCGGCAAGGGTCGCCAGCACCTTCAACAGGGGGCGCTGCTGCAAGCTGAGATCGCGCCCGCCATGGATCAGCTGGAACGCCTGGGCGATGAATTCCACTTCGCGAATGCCGCCGGCGCCCAGCTTGATGTTGGCCGCCATGCCCTTGCGCCGCACTTCCTGCTGGATCAGCTGTTTCAGGGTGCGCAGCGCGTCGATCGCGGAAAAGTCCAGATAGCGCCGATAGACGAAGGGTCGCAGCATTTCCAGCAGCTCCTTGCCGGCCACCTGATCGCCACCCACCACGCGCGCCTTGATCATGGCGTAGCGCTCCCAGTCACGTCCCTGATCCTGGTAGTACTGCTCCAGCGCATTGAAACTCAGCACCAGCGCCCCCGACGAGCCGTAGGGTCGCAAACGCATGTCGACACGGAACACGAAGCCATCGAGAGTCGGCGCATCGAGCGCCTTGATCAGTCGCTGGCCGAGGCGGACGAAGAACTCCTGATTGTCCAGCGAGCGTCTGGTACCGACGGTTTCACCGCCCTCTGGATAACCGAAGATCAGATCGATATCGGAGGACAGATTGAGCTCGCGCGCACCGAGCTTGCCCATGCCGAGGATGACCATATGCTGCGCATCACCGCTGCGCCGGCCGGTCGGCACACCGAACTGCTCGCAGTGGCGGCCGTACAACCAGTGATAGGCCAGGTCGATACAGGCGTCCGCCAGGTCGGACAGATCGCCGCAGGTCTCGGCCAGATCCGCCTGCCTTGTCAGGTCACGCCAGATCAATCGCACCTGCTGGCGGTTGCGAAAGCGCCGCAGCCGGCGCGCCAGCCCGTCTTCATCGGTGCAATCCTCGAGCGAGTCGGCGAGCGTGGCACGCATCTCGGCTTCTCGCAGCGGCCGCTCCAACAGCTCTGACTCTGCCAACTGGAGCAACATTTCCGGATCTCGGCTAACCTGTTCGCTGACGAAGTCACTGGCGGCGCACACTCGATCGAACGCTTCGCGACGCTCCACCGGCCACGCCGCGAATCGTTCCCGCACCTGTAGCGCCGGGTCGTGCTCCGCGCCGAGGAACGTCTCGTGCGCACGGAGGACCAAAGGTTGGAGTGATTTCGGCAATGCAACCAGCGATGGCAAACTCATAAGGTTCCTTAGCGCAAAAAATGGCTACGGGGACAACGGGAGCGCCCGAGCTAGAGGCGGTGGCGGGTATATCAAGGCACCAGAGCGAGCCGCCGCGATTGTAGTTTTACTACGAAAGAATGTTGCAGGGGGCTGAATCAGCCGTTGTTTTGTAGTAAAACTACAGAGCCCGGCTCTACCCCCGGCCAAAACATCCAAGAACATAAACGCACCGGCTCACAAAGCCGACCGCGAAGCAGGCAACCGATTCTGGAAGCCTTTCCGCCCTGGAGCAAGCCATGCAAGATCTCGATCCCGTCGAAACCCAGGAATGGCTGGACGCCCTCGAGTCAGTACTCGACCGCGAAGGTGAAGACCGCGCCCACTATCTGATGACCCGGATGGGGGAACTGGCCACCCGCAGCGGCACGCCACTTCCTTACGGCATCACCACGCCGTACCGCAACACCATCCCCGTCACCCGTGAAGCCAAGATGCCCGGCGACCTGTTCATGGAGCGCCGTATTCGCTCCCTGGTCCGCTGGAATGCCCTGGCCATGGTGATGCGCGCGAACCTGAAGGACCCGGACCTGGGTGGGCATATCTCCACCTTCGCCTCCAGCGCGACGCTCTACGACATCGGCTTCAACTATTTCTTCCAGGCTCCCACCGAAGAGCACGGCGGCGACCTGATCTACTATCAGGGTCACGCCTCCCCCGGCATCTACGCCCGCGCCTTCCTCGAAGGCCGCCTGAGCGAAGACCAGATGCTCAACTTCCGCCAGGAAGTCGATGGCAAGGGCCTGTCGAGCTACCCGCACCCGCACCTGATGCCGGACTTCTGGCAGTTCCCGACCGTGTCCATGGGCCTTGGCCCGATTACCGCGATCTACCAGGCACGCTTCATGAAGTACCTGGAAAACCGCGGCTTCATCCCGAAGGGCAAGCAGCGCGTCTGGTGCTTCATCGGCGACGGCGAGTGCGACGAGCCGGAAACCCTCGGCGCCATCTCGCTGGCCGGCCGTGAGAACCTCGACAACCTGGTGTT comes from Stutzerimonas stutzeri and encodes:
- the rfaP gene encoding lipopolysaccharide core heptose(I) kinase RfaP, whose protein sequence is MSLILGEPFQTLWAGRDPFDAVEQLQGQVYRELDGRRTLRTEVQGRGYFVKIHRGIGWGEIVKNLATAKLPVLGAGQEWRAIQRLHQVGVPTMTAVAYGARGSNPAAQHSFIITEELAPTISLEDYSLDWLQNPPDPVLKRALIAEVARMTGTMHRAGVNHRDCYICHFLLHTDKPVTAGDFRLSLIDLHRAQVRRQTPRRWRDKDLAGLYFSALGIGLTRRDELRFLVGYFQRPLREILRDEAVLLQALQRKAGRLMARKQRYGDAL
- a CDS encoding glycosyltransferase family 4 protein — encoded protein: MQLAFILYKYFPFGGLQRDFMRIALECQQRGHAIRVYTMIWEGKVPEGFEVLIAPVKALFNHTRNERFTAWVEADLAKRPVARVVGFNKMPGLDVYYAADPCFEDKAQTLRNPIYRRWGRYKHFAEYERAVFDPRSRTEILMISEVQQPLFIKHYATPAERFHLLPPGIALDRRAPDDAAEIRQAFRDEFDLGSDELLLVQIGSGFKTKGLDRSLKALASLPRELKRRTRLFVIGQDDPKPFQLQAKTLGISGQVEFLKGRSDIPRFLLGADLLIHPAYNENTGTVLLEALVAGLPVVVTNVCGYAHYIAEADCGRVIPSPFEQSRLDRTLAEMLADDVQRSRWAHNALAYADSADLYSMPQRAADVILAERP
- the waaC gene encoding lipopolysaccharide heptosyltransferase I, with translation MRVLLIKTSSLGDVVHTLPALTDAQRAIPGIQFDWVVEEGFAEIPAWHPAVAQVIPVAIRRWRKHPMQTLRSGEWKRFKARLGETRYDLVIDAQGLLKSAWLTRYVKAPVAGLDRESAREPLASRFYDRPYAVPREQHALERVRQLFAQALGYLLPETVADYGLDRNQLAAPGEQPYLLFLHGTTWPSKHWPEAYWRALAERMSAFGWAIRLPWGNADEKARAERIAQGLDSVSVLPRLNLGGIAKVVAGARACVAVDTGLGHLAAALDVPSISLYGPTSPGLVGAYGRSQVHLCASGPNAGKGDRHKPCFDDLLPERVANELKALLRSAEASS
- the waaF gene encoding lipopolysaccharide heptosyltransferase II, whose product is MNILIVGPSWVGDMVMAQTLFVCLKQRHPDCQIDVLAPEWSRPILERMPEVRQALSFPVGHGVLDMATRRSIAQSLRGQYQQAILLPNSLKSALVPFFAGIPKRTGWRGEMRFGLLNDMRKLDKQRYPLMIERFMALAYEPGVELPKPYPKPSLRIVEQTRDAALARFGLTLDRPVLALCPGAEFGESKRWPAEHFARVAERKVREGWQVWLFGSKNDHGVGEEIIQQLIPGLREEAVNLAGETSLAEAIDLLSCADAVVSNDSGLMHVAAALDRPLISVYGSTSPAFTPPLSEQVEVVRLGLDCSPCFERTCRFGHNNCMRELEPRLVIEALDRLLPQPVEVR
- the ilvE gene encoding branched-chain-amino-acid transaminase, with the protein product MSMADRDGVIWYDGEMVQWRDATTHVLTHTLHYGMGVFEGVRAYDTPAGTAIFRLQAHTDRLFDSAHIMNMKMPYSKEEINEATRAAVRENNLESAYIRPMVFYGSEGMGLRASGLKVHVIVAAWHWGAYMGDEALEKGIKVRTSSFTRHHVNISMTRAKSNGAYINSMLALQEAISGGADEALMLDPEGYVAEGSGENIFIIKDGVIYTPEVTACLNGITRSTVLTLAAELGIKVVEKRITRDEVYIADEAFFTGTAAEVTPIREVDGRNIGIGRRGPVTERIQTAYFDLVSGKTDAHTEWRTLVG
- the glnE gene encoding bifunctional [glutamate--ammonia ligase]-adenylyl-L-tyrosine phosphorylase/[glutamate--ammonia-ligase] adenylyltransferase, which translates into the protein MSLPSLVALPKSLQPLVLRAHETFLGAEHDPALQVRERFAAWPVERREAFDRVCAASDFVSEQVSRDPEMLLQLAESELLERPLREAEMRATLADSLEDCTDEDGLARRLRRFRNRQQVRLIWRDLTRQADLAETCGDLSDLADACIDLAYHWLYGRHCEQFGVPTGRRSGDAQHMVILGMGKLGARELNLSSDIDLIFGYPEGGETVGTRRSLDNQEFFVRLGQRLIKALDAPTLDGFVFRVDMRLRPYGSSGALVLSFNALEQYYQDQGRDWERYAMIKARVVGGDQVAGKELLEMLRPFVYRRYLDFSAIDALRTLKQLIQQEVRRKGMAANIKLGAGGIREVEFIAQAFQLIHGGRDLSLQQRPLLKVLATLAGQGYLPAAAVDELREAYEFLRYTEHALQAIDDRQTQMLPDNQADCDRVAFMLGFDDWEAFHRQLLHWRGRVEWHFNQVIADPDEDETEGEALVGGEWLPLWEQDWDEEFACRQLSDAGFRDGPAACQRLAALRSGNQVRTMQRLGRERLDAFIPRLLAQVVEQDDPDLVLERVLPLVEAVARRSAYLVLLTENPGALQRLLELCAGSPWIAEQIARFPLLLDELLNAGRLFSPPQAPELAAELRERLARIPEDDLEQQMEALRHFKLAHRLRVAASEIAGTLPLMKVSDYLTWLAEAILEQVLALAWRHTVARHGQPRRTDGSLCDPAFVIVGYGKVGGIELGHGSDLDLVFIHDGDPNAETDGAKPIDGAQFFTRLGQRIIHLLTTQTTSGQLYEVDMRLRPSGASGLLVSSLSAFERYQSGEAWTWEHQALVRARVLVGCPQLAADFEKVRAAVLGRPRDLEQLRREVSEMRGKMRDNLGTRTTQAGLAEKAFEAEGEFNLKQDAGGIVDIEFMVQYAALAWSHQHPQLLRYTDNIRILDGLEQAGLMTGDEVRLLQDAYKAYRAAAHRQSLQKLPGVVSGDQFHDERRAVMRIWRELGLS